GAAGAAGAATTTGCTATACTTACCATATTTCATTGTCAGTATGACGTTTGATTTCAAGAAGTTTATTAGTGTGGTGATCAGTACTTAAGGTTTCACCTGACAGTATTCATAGATGAAAGGACATTCAATCAAGATTACCATGACATCCAATATAAGAGTTGAGAAACACATGACATTTTGATATATTCCAGGGCACTCTACTCCCCACATCCCCGGGTCCAATCTCGGCAGTGGACCAGGACGCGGGCATCAACGCGCCGCTGCAGTACTCGGCGACGGGCGACAACGCGCGCCTGCTGCTCGTCGACAAGGACACGGGGCAGGTGGCCGCCACGCAGCTGCTGCTGCAGGAGCTCAACCAGCCCGTCACTGTTGTTATTAAGGTACCTGACCATATTAACATGAGCTCACAACGCTAGTACCCGTAGATACGGCTGTTTTTGCAAATAAGTAAAATTCAATTGCAGAAGGTTGACctcgttttaaaaaaataaaaaatcaacttATAGTTTTATTGTAGACACTGAGGGTTGAAAGCCTATAGCCTATTACCTTAGGATTAACTGACGAATACACAGAATACTATACTACGGACAATTAGTTATTACCTACAAATACGCCCTGTGCGGAAATATTGACAACTTGACTatgatcttttaaaaatatctgtcatGCCATTTTGCATTTCCCAGGCGACACAAGTAGACAACTCGGACCGCTACGCACTAGCAACCCTATCCATCCGTCGCTCGTCTACCGGCAGTAGTACCAGCAGTAGTATCGGCAGTAGCTCTGGTGGAGGCGTGAGGTTTCGGCGCAAGATGTTCAGCGCGGCGGTGAGCGAGGCGGCGGCGCCCGGACACGTCGTGCTCACGCTACATACTGTACCACCTGCGTCTGCGCAACAGGTAACTTTCATTTGAAGTAGAGTACTTCATCATTAGACGTAGAAAGCCGTgttacacaaattatatttatgtttttagtgtaattaattattcaacgTTTATATAAACTGCACTTACCATGAGACAAGACTTATTCGAGACTGGGCGTATTCTTGGTTACTTTTGGGTCaagtcatatttttgtaaagaataaCTTTCATTAGGCTGCTAGAACTTTGTATCCAAATTTAATCGATCATCAATTAAGGCGGACTTTGTTTAGCACGGGATTGTGGTCTACATGACTTCTGACTAGACTGGTCTGAGGAAGTCTAAGTACTAACATTATATTCGGTGTGTAGAACAACCTGCAGTTCTACGTGTCGGACCGGTCGTTCCTGGACAAGTTCGCGATCAACAGCGCGGGCGAGGTGGTGCTGCGCCGCGCGCTCGACTACGAGACCAACGACTCCTACCACTACCAGGTCATGCTTACTGATGGCATCACGGTCAGTACTAAGCAtgttataaaatcttaatttccGTACAAAAAACTTCGAAGCAAGTGGTGGAAAATTGTTGTGAAAATGGTCCATAATTTTGAGTTTTGTAAAAGGAGTAGCGATAAGGGCGTGTAGCTTTCAACGCTATTGCCAGTGGAGATACAGCTTCATTGACACACAGGTTGTTATGGGGTTGTAGTCAGGGACTGCCGAAGTCCTGCTGCAATCGTTATCCACCAGCTGGTAATCTAATCatttaaatactttgtaaagATCTCGATAGCCACATCATAATTCTTTTAACATTGTTGCATCTGTGAAAAAGCAAAAAGTCTTCAACTCGATTCATATTAATATCCTTCTGCTTATAATATGTTGTAGAACGACACAGCATCAGTGAACATCTCGGTGGTGAACGTGAACGAGTGGGAGCCGCGCTTCAAGTACCCGCAGTACGAGTTCCGCGTGGAGGACGACAGCGCCGACGACACGGAGCTGCTGCCCGTCGGTAAGCTCGATGTCTTTGACGGAGACAAGCAGGACTCCGTCACCCTCACTCTGAGGGGATCCGGCGCCGAGTGAGTATAGCATTGTGACTACCGACACATAGCACAAGATATTTTCTTAAGGTCTTTATCTTTATTGTTAGGCGTACTCAAGACTTTTAATCTAATCCCAGTTTTTGAGGCTCGTTCTCTGGTTATCATGGGAGCGCTTGAAACGAACAGTTATATGTTAGATActcttttatttgaaaaaaattgccTACCTTTATGGTAAAACGgcgtattttatgtatgtgaataaaattttgctACGTGCGTTgctatgataattttaataggCGTTTAGTATCGTAGCGTACCTTTcatatcttatattattttgttaataagccaatcattttatatttcaggaTGTTGTATGTGAATTCATCAGGGGAGATGTTCCTACGTTCAGGCGCACTACGCATGTTGAACTCGTCTGTGCTACACGTCGTTGCTACTGCCATTGATTCTGGTGCTCCGCCTAGACAggtataataatgttttgttgtcAAATGGTGCTTTGTGGATAGAGAGTTGAATGGTAATCACGATTAAAGACTgatttaaagcttttttattgTCTTCTCGGTCGTTTCTTCTGATTTGTGGTTTAAGTTATctcattatttttcattcaacaCATTTTCTAAGAAGTTCAAACTTATAGTGATTTAGATTTATAAATGGTTGTAGACCTAGTAACTTAGTTGGCCAACGGTTTCCAAAATAATCGTTATTTAATATTGTCGTCAGACATCAGTGCCAGTAACAGTGCACGTGAGCGAGCGGCTCCTACAAGCGGCAggtggcggcgcggcggcggacggcagcggcgcgggcgcggtggTGCTGCTGATGTTCGCGGGCGCGCTGGCGGCGCTCGCCGTGCTCGTGTGCGCGCTGCTGCTGTACATATACCGAGTGTGAGTAGCAGTATACATACATTACTGTATTAATGTGAAATTGTTATTATGTGTACCTAAAACCGTGCCTCAGCTATCACAGCTCTTAGCTTTTATCAAACAATAGGTAATACTATCATGCGCTACTAACCACAAACACAAAACCATTCTCAGTAACAACCCATCcaataacaaaaacatcacAAACCAATCCACACCCTGAAAAAAAACCGATTATCAAAATTTCAGTCGTCGCAGATCTAAACAAAGTTCGGGCTACGTGTCACACGAGAAGCCTCTGCCCACACCAGCGCCATCTGTCCCGCCCACACCTGCAGTCACCACAACTGCTGCAATACCTGCTACCGGCGTGTCTGGCACTATCGGCGCGACCGGCGCTAGTGGCGCGGCTATCGGCGCCGGCACACTGCGCACGTCAGGCAGTGCCGGGTCTCTGCTGAGTGTCAGTGCCGGTGCCAGCACTATACTCGCTAATTCTACTTCGAGTTTGGATCTACAGCATGATGCGCAACATAACGCGCATCATCATACTGGTGAGATTTactcgtaaatatatttttttcagttcatTTTTGCGCTTTGGAATTTACTATTCTAAACCTAAACCTACTATGAATGCATAGTTCTTTAATCGTATTTTACAAGGGTaatgaaaagttttaattacgacccaactttgaataaaaaactagtataaaaaatatacttgacaGAGTTATATCAGCACCATCAACAAATAACCGTACTTTGTCAGCAGCGGCAACAAACCGTCAATCCCAACGCTTCCCCCGCAGCAAAGTAGCGCCCCTAGCGCCCACACTGTCCCCCTCAGCGACCGGCGTCCCCccggggggcgcggggggcgtGTCGCTGATGTCGGACCACCTGTGTGGCCGCGAGGCGGGCAGGTCGGGGGTGGCGTGGCCCAGCGCCACCATCCCGGCGCGCGTCAAGAAGCTCAGCTGGGACGACGCCGCACATGACCAACACAAGGTACACGATCGCTATACGAGATTGTATCACGTTTATTTTACAGGTAAAATGTAAAACGTCACTCAATTTTAAGGTGCTCCGAAATGACGATGATGttaatttaagtacttaatagAATTGAGAGACGTTTCATGAAAGTGATAATGTAACAATAATGATATTCTTCTATGTAATTGACCaaaatgtagtttttgtttcattacttaTCTATTCCCTACTAATAGTATAAAATGTCTAGCTTAAACGTTAACACGCATAAAGTATGCATACCGAACTAATATTGTAATCTACATAATTCAGTTTTGACTAAAACTTTCTTAAATGCTTTTCTTCTGTCTAAATCTGATCTATAGACCCTGACACTATTAGCGTTAATTTTCACTCTGCGTACTAACCCCACTGTGGTGACAACCAAGCAGTCCTTTAAGGCTACAACAGAGGTACCGTTGCAGGGTAGTGGGGAGGAGGTGACGGACGCCACCAACCACTCGGTCGGCGACCACATGAACCTCACCGTGTACTTCTGACCCGCGGGTTGCCGGAACAACCACCAGGGCACAACACGCAGGAGTACGGCCTACTACGCTCAGTAGGACAGGAACTAGCCAGGAGAAACAGAAATAATACCGGAGAAGCTCTTTCGGGAGTCACTTCTTCGATTATAGAGAGTCTTATGAATAGAGACCAAGATTTACCTGGTGAAGTAGCTCAGGACAGAGAGCTGGAGAACACAGCTTCTTCAAGAACCAAACAAGAAACACCTGTAAATACTCATCAAAATTTCCAAACTTCAGACCCTTTGAACACTATAGGCATACCCATATACAACAATCTAGCTGGTCCCTCACCATCTAACTACCCAACCATGGTGATAGACCACACCCAGAACCTTAAACTCACATCAAAAGATGTCCAGTACATGAACACTAGTCACAAAGTACCTACAAAACATTTGAAACCTCCAAATAAACAGAGTCAAATTAGGAACCTTCCGAGCAACCGTTCCTTTAAGCAGCCGAGTACTTATGCCTTGCCTGTTAGCAACCAAGGGGGGTCTAGTGCAAGGTCGACGGTGACACCTACCGCCCCCATCATGTACGAGGATTCAGACCCCTTACATCTTAGTGGTCCCCCTCCGGCGTACGCGACCATAGACCCAAAGAAACTCCGCACTAGACACATCAGACCCGTGATCTTCAAACATGGAGTAGTCTCCCGAAGATATCAATTGCTGTGATAGTTGCAAGGTGTTGGCAAAATCCAAAGAATGAAACGGTTGTGataaattttgatgattttacCAATAGCTTTAGGACCGTCTTTTGATGtagttttaagaatataattatagtttaaatattaaagataataaaatggGTGCTTATAGGGTTTAAGGGGAATAAAATTTcagtaatattatgattattttgcaACGAATTTATAGTCTTCCTAAATCTTTAATGTTTCAGTTTTAAACTTGCAGTATTGCTGttttcctattattatttaaaggttCTGGTGTAATCTCTCGTAATTTAAGTTAGGCTGTGGTACATCTTCTACCATTCaccaaaaataatttagtacatttattgtaTGAATAGATTGTAAAGAACAGCTTTCGAATGAATTATTGTAAAGTAGTAAgtgttaaaatataactatcattatagatttatgttgttttaAGTAGAAATATATGACTGGAATTATAAAAGAGATTTTTCACATTGACAAATCAGAAGtccaaacaaatataataaaaaaatataatcagctattaaaatatttgtaaataattaaataaggtaaaataaaacttctttATGGTCGTTCTAATGACATAAAAATGTTGGAAGGAAGTAAAAAGCTGGTACACACgattatacaacattttataacgaTATTTATTAGACATAGACATGTACGaactgttattataatgttttgtttatattgatcGTTTTATTACAACTTCCCGGGACATACGAAAAAGCTTTGCGAGACATTCACCCAATATTTTTGGGACTTAAGTCCACAAACTTATCTTGCGGGATGAACTTCAATGCAGGATTGCTATTCGTAATGAATGTCAAACATTGATAATCTagtaattcttttatttttgttaatgatTGTGTAAAAATCTACGTGTCTCTACAGTCTTACTGGAAGCAGGACAGGTCCAATTCGaatataatcaattttaattcaaacttaGAATAAACTAGCCCGAAAGAGAAGGCGCGCATGACAATATAACTAGTAAATAAACgcttagaaaaataatatgtcacataataatattaaggaGACGCTTAAATTGGAAACAGTAAAGGAGAGACTTAGTAAGAGAGATTCAAAATATTCATTGgtttaagtacctacctatttaccATGAACAATACCTCATTAAATACAATCCCGTTACACTCGTGACCTTTACATATAACATATCGTCACATTAATCTCGATCGTGTCATAATAACATAAACGTAAGTGAAAGTGGAGCCTTGAAACACACGCTTCATACAAATACCTAATATACGAGAACTTTCATTTTGAGGAGAAATCGTAATAAAGGATATTATAATATGCACAGTGCCTTGTGTGAGACCTCACCGCACAAACACTAGGCATTTGACTTAATATTACAAGCACGATTAAATTAATTGAAGGAATCCGCTTCAATTAAGTAATTATCTGTGGGGTCATTTAGTTCTGTGGCAGTATTGACAGAAGGTTCTCGAATGAACTCTTTAGTGAAATTTAAGTGATAATGACCATTTGTTCTTAGAAAAACACTTTCCATTGTATATGTATTGACCAAGGTATTTTCCGAAATAACCCTATAAAATCATGTCCTTTTGTAGCTCTACATAGCAAGTAATCGTTCTCGTTAGATAGATAATGTGCAAAGACAATTATCAATGAAATTATCTAAGTATGGATAACTCATAACCGAATATAGAATAAACACTAATGCGGACATACTCACGGAGCCAAACAAGTATTCACTCGGGTCCCGACCTTGTAACGAAAGTGGTGTCACAACACGCGCGGCTCACAGCGCATAGAGTTTAGATCGCTATTGAGATGCACGGGAGCAACGCACGTCAGTCGCCGGTGATGCAACCTGTTATAACATTGTTGATGGCTTGTGACGAAACACGTTACCTATTGACGTTCAGTGTAACCATTTGACGACTAGTATTCAAAGtatctatagtccaacaacttagtaaagagtcttGGTACGCACGTTTGATCAAAATTATCGTTAAAAACGTAGCTGTATAAAACAGGCCACCGTCGGCTGCATAATTTGATTCTCCGGTATAAAGCGGTCACTATATATCCTTAATTCTGATCTTGGTATACCTCCGACAGCCGCGAAGCCTACATACAAGGATCTCTATTAAATGACTATAGGCTAAATCAGGTCAAAgtgattttgaaaacatttcatatttgaCAGAAATTagaagagattttttttgtaaaattataacggtattatacaattttatttcaatacgcCATTGTCCatcattcaaattataatttccggatggaaaaaaaagaaatttaaacgAAGCCTATACCCGAAGCCTCAGTATGTAAAGTAGGTTAAACTAAGTGGTTACGGTCTGAATATTACATGACGTTATGTAGGGTGGGTTAAAAACTAATATCGGCTTTAAAACCCGTTCATATAATAGCAGTAAATCAAACATTACAATAAACATGACCATGTTATTAGAAGTTATTCTAacactaataaataaacgtacaaactacaaaaagtgATTAATGACGACCTGAATAACTGTTATGAGTAATGCATAACACTATAATATAAGGAAAAATAGTAGACTTTGATGCGGGTGCAATATTTCTACGAATACTTACGAAAgtcattgattaattaattgGATTATATTTCAGGAGGTGATGTTTccttatattttaagaaaaagttTTTGTGTCGCAgtataattagttaaataaatataaattagaccAAGAACTTTGCTCTCCTGTACAGAAATATCTCCTATATAATAGGCGAAAATTTTAACAAACCAGGCAGTTCCACGGCatcaaacccgagacttcgTATCAATGAACGTTGAATATGACTGCTCAGCTGCACAAAGCAGTCATTTTCAGACAAACTAGGACAACAatcaataaattagtcatcaccTAGTACACTTCATGTATTAAGCAAAATAACTCACAATAAtctaacaacaaatatttaaacgcACACCCCACCTCGCACTCCCACGTGGTAACGCGGAACAATTTCTCTTGGAACACAACTCGGCGAGAGCACGCCGCTCGCAGACGTGTACCGAACATAATCCCACATACTGAGCAACCGAACACGCTCAGTAGCAGTAGTCAGTGATCGTAATACGCAGTGTGGATACTGAGCAAGGTATGTACTTTCCAATATACTGCTAATAAATCTATTACGTGGTAATGAAAGTGTTAATTAATGATATGCATGATTAAACGTTTGTCGGTGAGAATAAAGACGTGtgtgaaatgtttgtttattgtctGTTTGCGTACTTTCAAATTAAACAGTAACAAGTATTATTAAATGGTTgcgtatgttttttaaattatgatttattttcgcTTCGATGAGATTCGAAGTTCTGCGCGATTCTTTATGaagtaattagttttttttttatttacggtCGCGTGTAACTTATGAAAACCcataattaatcattaaaattttttgtcattggAACCCAGGACTCctcataataaatactaaaataaaaaaaatcgtagtgCGTAAAACATTTATCTCTAAAACCTTTTTACTTTCATCAAGATAACAATCATTAAGATAGCCAAGCAAATCATTACCGAGGTTTTTCCaaaatagaaaaacataaacaaaatcatGTTCTATCGACACCGACATCAGTCACAATTTGACAGATAAGCAGAGATGTGATAAGAAACAAGAACAAGCGGATTTTCCCGAAACAATTTGTTTTGACGCATTTCAAAAATAGTAATCTTTACagatttcaattttaaatacgtTTGTACAATAACGACAATGATTCTAATAATAGTGCTGCAAGTTCGAGCGGTGCAGCAGATAATTGAAGTCAATATAATAATTGCGGGCAATTTCATCGTCGCGCGTTGATGTCATTTCTACGACcatgtttgtttaaaacttaaagtttgtaaaatacGCTATGGTGATATATGATTATGAACACACTTCAAGTTCATATTGCCAATAGATAAAGGACTACAAAACTTCACAAATCCGTTGACTATTAGATGACATTGGcgtaaaaaatcatattattacgaGTGCTTAAAGTCGGAACTAGaatatattttcctttcttAAACACATAACAAAAGCATAAAGGGAAACAAGTTATTTACTAACATCCACGTAACAAGTTGGAAAACCCCAGAAGgcgtgtgtaaataaatatcgctTATAATCCTTGTTTCCGCGGCGTCGCTTTCACCGCGCGGCGCTGCGCCTGCGCCGCGGCGGTGTTGCGCAACCGACGCGGCGACTTGAACTCACCGTGACCTCGCACGTAATACCGATAACATTGTGACTCATCTTGTTTGGACATTACTAACAAATATTATGGTAAACAGTAAAATTTGAGACATCTCTATTTTGAAACAGTTCGGCTATCTTACCGATAGTGTTTGAATATCCTCATCAGGTCACGGATTCTATTCTCAGCATGTCAACTTCTACTACATAAAACGAAAAAAGTGCTTAGAGAGGTACAGCCTCAGACAACATACCCTTACAACCTGTCAAAAAAGCTATTTGactttaaatagtaataataaataaataaatatataaatattattggacaactcacacacggtcatttgattccaaactaagcagagcttgtactatggtaaccaaataactgataaacatacttatatacttctaaatacatacttatatagatacattaacatccaggctcagaacaaatactcgtgctcatcacacaaagatttgtcccgggtgggattcgaacccaccacacgcggcgctacggttgttgcggcgaggtgaccgcttaaaccactgcgccaaacgtgatGCGCCACTGATCACAAGACGTTTTCTTTCGATAGGCCCGGATTGAAATCCTAAGAAATTTTAGAGTTTCGACATTGGATTGGTTTATACCATAATAAAATTTTTTCGTAATATGAAGGAAAGTATTCTTTATCTAATGAGTCATAACATGGAGGATGTTGGGCGTCATTCCACACTACTACAGTTTACGAGTTGTGAAAGTTTGAGATCCGGATACAAGATATCGCAACACCACTAACTGACTAAGTCGAAATGTGCTGCGATAATCATATTGTGTGGTTTCCATACAACTAAGTCATTAGTAGCATCGTTCGCCGGTAGTTAGGCATTACTGTAGAGGAGAAACTACATTTcctagataattatatttagacgTCGGTGTCTATTGTACGGAAGACGGAACTAAAGAACCGGGTATTGTATTAATTTACCCTGAGcacttaaaaacataatttctgtTAAATCTGGCGGATACCCTGCCGTCATATAAAGATACCTAGAACTCAAATATCCATGTAAATAACCAAATACcgtaaaataactaaataataattttaaagtggCTACATAACAcatctattacatcactcttcAAAAGGAGGTCAGGGACGGAATACAAGACAATGTCCTGTAACTGAAAAACaatgacaatattattgtaacgaCACGCTACATTACATGAATGTTAAACATTGTAACccgaaaataaaacttacataatattgcAAGTATAAGTTTTACTTTACCACCTATACTTTTTTATGAATGAAGTTCATCAAGTTAAGCgtttaacaaatttaaatgttttacttcATTCATAAAAAGTAGTCgacaaattattgaaaaaaaggTTTCCCTGGGTGAGTAGTTTGTCGCTCTAGCCAGCGCCATCGCCTTGAACCCTCAAATTCGATGCAGTCAGACGCAGAAAAATAGGAACTGTGAAGAAACT
Above is a window of Anticarsia gemmatalis isolate Benzon Research Colony breed Stoneville strain chromosome 2, ilAntGemm2 primary, whole genome shotgun sequence DNA encoding:
- the Cad96Cb gene encoding protocadherin Fat 4-like Cad96Ca isoform X5 — encoded protein: MRAVPLCLALLALARHTHAQGRLSWRVGPGEGEASPAPAPPTVAAIALSIKSRAIQDSRCYLMNGGAVESFFISEDTPVGSTIGTLSVNGDPGEEQGDITLRLQEKGAAVGILPGTKNLTLLRALDREEKRGPSNVYVNVRCDRRRTTDPSFIIPVSIRVWDVNDNAPVWQGAPYRVRLSELTAVGTRVAVGARATDADQPGPHATIHYSVLPGPHSEYLGFPNELDSVLIIKKPLDYETLNNFTVTLRAQDAGSPPLHNDTTLHVLVLDADDQNPKFSHEHYTAVLPDDAREGTLLPTSPGPISAVDQDAGINAPLQYSATGDNARLLLVDKDTGQVAATQLLLQELNQPVTVVIKATQVDNSDRYALATLSIRRSSTGSSTSSSIGSSSGGGVRFRRKMFSAAVSEAAAPGHVVLTLHTVPPASAQQNNLQFYVSDRSFLDKFAINSAGEVVLRRALDYETNDSYHYQVMLTDGITNDTASVNISVVNVNEWEPRFKYPQYEFRVEDDSADDTELLPVGKLDVFDGDKQDSVTLTLRGSGAEMLYVNSSGEMFLRSGALRMLNSSVLHVVATAIDSGAPPRQTSVPVTVHVSERLLQAAGGGAAADGSGAGAVVLLMFAGALAALAVLVCALLLYIYRVRRRSKQSSGYVSHEKPLPTPAPSVPPTPAVTTTAAIPATGVSGTIGATGASGAAIGAGTLRTSGSAGSLLSVSAGASTILANSTSSLDLQHDAQHNAHHHTAAATNRQSQRFPRSKVAPLAPTLSPSATGVPPGGAGGVSLMSDHLCGREAGRSGVAWPSATIPARVKKLSWDDAAHDQHKGSGEEVTDATNHSVGDHMNLTVYF
- the Cad96Cb gene encoding protocadherin Fat 4-like Cad96Ca isoform X2, whose translation is MRAVPLCLALLALARHTHAQGRLSWRVGPGEGEASPAPAPPTVAAIALSIKSRAIQDSRCYLMNGGAVESFFISEDTPVGSTIGTLSVNGDPGEEQGDITLRLQEKGAAVGILPGTKNLTLLRALDREEKRGPSNVYVNVRCDRRRTTDPSFIIPVSIRVWDVNDNAPVWQGAPYRVRLSELTAVGTRVAVGARATDADQPGPHATIHYSVLPGPHSEYLGFPNELDSVLIIKKPLDYETLNNFTVTLRAQDAGSPPLHNDTTLHVLVLDADDQNPKFSHEHYTAVLPDDAREGTLLPTSPGPISAVDQDAGINAPLQYSATGDNARLLLVDKDTGQVAATQLLLQELNQPVTVVIKATQVDNSDRYALATLSIRRSSTGSSTSSSIGSSSGGGVRFRRKMFSAAVSEAAAPGHVVLTLHTVPPASAQQNNLQFYVSDRSFLDKFAINSAGEVVLRRALDYETNDSYHYQVMLTDGITNDTASVNISVVNVNEWEPRFKYPQYEFRVEDDSADDTELLPVGKLDVFDGDKQDSVTLTLRGSGAEMLYVNSSGEMFLRSGALRMLNSSVLHVVATAIDSGAPPRQTSVPVTVHVSERLLQAAGGGAAADGSGAGAVVLLMFAGALAALAVLVCALLLYIYRVRRRSKQSSGYVSHEKPLPTPAPSVPPTPAVTTTAAIPATGVSGTIGATGASGAAIGAGTLRTSGSAGSLLSVSAGASTILANSTSSLDLQHDAQHNAHHHTAATNRQSQRFPRSKVAPLAPTLSPSATGVPPGGAGGVSLMSDHLCGREAGRSGVAWPSATIPARVKKLSWDDAAHDQHKWGGGDGRHQPLGRRPHEPHRVLLTRGLPEQPPGHNTQEYGLLRSVGQELARRNRNNTGEALSGVTSSIIESLMNRDQDLPGEVAQDRELENTASSRTKQETPVNTHQNFQTSDPLNTIGIPIYNNLAGPSPSNYPTMVIDHTQNLKLTSKDVQYMNTSHKVPTKHLKPPNKQSQIRNLPSNRSFKQPSTYALPVSNQGGSSARSTVTPTAPIMYEDSDPLHLSGPPPAYATIDPKKLRTRHIRPVIFKHGVVSRRYQLL
- the Cad96Cb gene encoding protocadherin Fat 4-like Cad96Ca isoform X1, encoding MRAVPLCLALLALARHTHAQGRLSWRVGPGEGEASPAPAPPTVAAIALSIKSRAIQDSRCYLMNGGAVESFFISEDTPVGSTIGTLSVNGDPGEEQGDITLRLQEKGAAVGILPGTKNLTLLRALDREEKRGPSNVYVNVRCDRRRTTDPSFIIPVSIRVWDVNDNAPVWQGAPYRVRLSELTAVGTRVAVGARATDADQPGPHATIHYSVLPGPHSEYLGFPNELDSVLIIKKPLDYETLNNFTVTLRAQDAGSPPLHNDTTLHVLVLDADDQNPKFSHEHYTAVLPDDAREGTLLPTSPGPISAVDQDAGINAPLQYSATGDNARLLLVDKDTGQVAATQLLLQELNQPVTVVIKATQVDNSDRYALATLSIRRSSTGSSTSSSIGSSSGGGVRFRRKMFSAAVSEAAAPGHVVLTLHTVPPASAQQNNLQFYVSDRSFLDKFAINSAGEVVLRRALDYETNDSYHYQVMLTDGITNDTASVNISVVNVNEWEPRFKYPQYEFRVEDDSADDTELLPVGKLDVFDGDKQDSVTLTLRGSGAEMLYVNSSGEMFLRSGALRMLNSSVLHVVATAIDSGAPPRQTSVPVTVHVSERLLQAAGGGAAADGSGAGAVVLLMFAGALAALAVLVCALLLYIYRVRRRSKQSSGYVSHEKPLPTPAPSVPPTPAVTTTAAIPATGVSGTIGATGASGAAIGAGTLRTSGSAGSLLSVSAGASTILANSTSSLDLQHDAQHNAHHHTAAATNRQSQRFPRSKVAPLAPTLSPSATGVPPGGAGGVSLMSDHLCGREAGRSGVAWPSATIPARVKKLSWDDAAHDQHKWGGGDGRHQPLGRRPHEPHRVLLTRGLPEQPPGHNTQEYGLLRSVGQELARRNRNNTGEALSGVTSSIIESLMNRDQDLPGEVAQDRELENTASSRTKQETPVNTHQNFQTSDPLNTIGIPIYNNLAGPSPSNYPTMVIDHTQNLKLTSKDVQYMNTSHKVPTKHLKPPNKQSQIRNLPSNRSFKQPSTYALPVSNQGGSSARSTVTPTAPIMYEDSDPLHLSGPPPAYATIDPKKLRTRHIRPVIFKHGVVSRRYQLL
- the Cad96Cb gene encoding protocadherin Fat 4-like Cad96Ca isoform X3 gives rise to the protein MRAVPLCLALLALARHTHAQGRLSWRVGPGEGEASPAPAPPTVAAIALSIKSRAIQDSRCYLMNGGAVESFFISEDTPVGSTIGTLSVNGDPGEEQGDITLRLQEKGAAVGILPGTKNLTLLRALDREEKRGPSNVYVNVRCDRRRTTDPSFIIPVSIRVWDVNDNAPVWQGAPYRVRLSELTAVGTRVAVGARATDADQPGPHATIHYSVLPGPHSEYLGFPNELDSVLIIKKPLDYETLNNFTVTLRAQDAGSPPLHNDTTLHVLVLDADDQNPKFSHEHYTAVLPDDAREGTLLPTSPGPISAVDQDAGINAPLQYSATGDNARLLLVDKDTGQVAATQLLLQELNQPVTVVIKATQVDNSDRYALATLSIRRSSTGSSTSSSIGSSSGGGVRFRRKMFSAAVSEAAAPGHVVLTLHTVPPASAQQNNLQFYVSDRSFLDKFAINSAGEVVLRRALDYETNDSYHYQVMLTDGITNDTASVNISVVNVNEWEPRFKYPQYEFRVEDDSADDTELLPVGKLDVFDGDKQDSVTLTLRGSGAEMLYVNSSGEMFLRSGALRMLNSSVLHVVATAIDSGAPPRQTSVPVTVHVSERLLQAAGGGAAADGSGAGAVVLLMFAGALAALAVLVCALLLYIYRVSKQSSGYVSHEKPLPTPAPSVPPTPAVTTTAAIPATGVSGTIGATGASGAAIGAGTLRTSGSAGSLLSVSAGASTILANSTSSLDLQHDAQHNAHHHTAAATNRQSQRFPRSKVAPLAPTLSPSATGVPPGGAGGVSLMSDHLCGREAGRSGVAWPSATIPARVKKLSWDDAAHDQHKWGGGDGRHQPLGRRPHEPHRVLLTRGLPEQPPGHNTQEYGLLRSVGQELARRNRNNTGEALSGVTSSIIESLMNRDQDLPGEVAQDRELENTASSRTKQETPVNTHQNFQTSDPLNTIGIPIYNNLAGPSPSNYPTMVIDHTQNLKLTSKDVQYMNTSHKVPTKHLKPPNKQSQIRNLPSNRSFKQPSTYALPVSNQGGSSARSTVTPTAPIMYEDSDPLHLSGPPPAYATIDPKKLRTRHIRPVIFKHGVVSRRYQLL